atCCATGTTTAAGAGAGACTTGTGTTAGTTTGacccttttaaaattttttaatattgttCTTAATTTCATATAGATGTAGTTTTACTAATACATAAATTAAtctaataattataataacaataatccaCATATATGCttgttaggaaaaaaaaaaaaagaagttatgCAACTCAAACTTAAAAGAACTGTAAAATGTAAATGCTTGGATAACAGGGGCGCAAGATGGTAAAActtaggggagagcagttttcggtttaaatcgaaaaatcgttaaaatttaattttggtttataattttgataatttgttattttcataaaaatcaaaaaatcattattaatatatataggaaataaaaaaaatcgaatcaaattgaatcgaaccgaaccgaaatcaaagaaaaccgaaccgaatcttaagattttttagttttgatttctaattttttttttgtttttatgtttttattatttagatttaatgttaaaaatatgaaattttataaatttcggtttgatcggtttaaaatcgaaccgaactgatatttatcggttcgattcgatttgattttctcttatcaatcggtttgatttgatttttaaaattttaatttttgattttcggttttataggtttggttcggttcgaaaccgaaccgaccgtttgcacaccctagTAAAACTAAGGCTTGTATGATTGGGTAAGAAGAttaaagaaataattttttttgaaaaatgtaaaaaatatttttgtttgatttgtattattaaattaattttttttttaaaatagagtATTGTATTTCTATTGAATAAGAGAAGTAATTTATCTGTATTTATCTTATTTTTGTCTCTTGAtttgttatattttaaattattttatgaataatattattttttataatttaaaattacattattttaaaaaaaattaatttatatactaaactttcttaaaaataaaatttcaaaatatagaaTATTTTTAACCAAGCATAAATCCTACTTTTACCGATTCTAAACCGATGATCTCGTGAAATGACGAAAGGATCATGTGACCCAACCGCATTTCTCGATGTCAACGGTCGCCATCCATGGTCCCCACACTTCGACAACTCAGCTCCCGTCTTGCGTTCTCCTTAGGTCATATGCTTCCTCTGGATATATAAAAACCCAAACTAATACGCTCTTCAACACCACTCTGCTTCCATTTCTCTTTCTGTTTAGCGTTTAGATCTCTGTCCTCTTTGCATCATCTACTACAACAATGGCCAAGATTAAGATCGGTATCAATGGTATGAGACTCCACTTCCTTCCTTCTTTTCATTTCTCTTTCCCATTTTCAGTTTTATGAATCCATATCGATCATCGTTTGATTTTGTCCGCGTAGGTTTCGGAAGGATCGGTCGTCTGGTTGCGAGAGTTGCATTGCAGAGAGACGACGTTGAACTCGTCGCTGTTAACGATCCTTTCATCACCACCGATTATATGGTTCGTACTACTTGCTTGACATATGTATACTATTTGCATGCATGGCTTTGAATTTAATGTCGTTTTCCTTTTCTGGCGTTCTGCAGACCTATATGTTCAAATACGACACCGTTCATGGACAATGGAAGCACCATGATATCAAGGTTAAAGATGAGAAGACTCTTCTCTTTGGTGACAAGGCGGTCACTGTTTTTGGCGTCAGGTATTGGTTGGTTGGTTAGATgataagattttatttatttatttattcattgcttACTAATTATGTTTTAAATGCATTGGTTTACTTTTGATTAGAAATCCAGAGGAGATTCCTTGGGGGCAGGCTGGCGCTGAATATGTCGTTGAGTCTACCGGAGTATTCACTGACAAGGACAAAGCCGCTGCCCACTTGAAGGTGTGTGTGTGTGATTGATTCTATGTATATGTGTATGGTTTCTACGATATGATTGAGTGCATCTGTGATTGTTATTGATTTTCTTAGGCACCGTTTCATTCATTAATTCCCTTGTGCTTTCTAAAACGTGATGATaattttttctataaaaaaatgataaaaaaataaaaataggaaAGAAAACGTCCAACAGTGGTACCATCTCCCTGAAGCAGAGACGAGTGGGGAAAAGTTGTACGTGATGTTAGGATTAGGAACACACAAAATCTTTATGCTAGAAATTTTTGGGCAACATTTTTCTTATGATAGAATCAATCCTTTTTGTTTGTCattttttaacaattttctaatttcctctttttcttttaaattatatGCTAGAATTAACCATCTTTTGACTACTTCCGTTTTATTCTGacagttttgaagatttcttctgGTAATATCTTTGAAAAATAATGGGTTTTTGTTATATGGTCTTAGGGCGGTGCAAAGAAGGTGATTATTTCTGCTCCCAGCAAGGATGCTCCCATGTTTGTTGTGGGTGTCAATGAGAAGGAGTACAAGCCTGACCTTAACATTGTCTCCAATGCTAGCTGCACTACCAACTGCCTTGCTCCTTTGGCTAAGGTAAGTTAATCTCTTTCTGTCCCTTTTAAGCAGTTGTTTCATAATTGAGAAAGTAAgttaattattattactattacatTTGCAGGTTATTCATGATAAGTTTGGTATTGTTGAGGGTCTTATGACCACTGTCCACTCTATTACCGGTAAGTATTCAACAGTTATATGTAATAGAACTTAAAAATGGGTTTCCTCTTTGATTGAATtgcaattttcttttccttttcttttttaatgTTTTCCAGCTACGCAAAAGACTGTTGACGGACCATCAATGAAGGACTGGAGAGGTGGTAGAGCTGCTTCCTTCAATATCATTCCTAGCAGCACTGGAGCTGCTAAGgtactaaataattaataaacCTGCAACTGTCTTCTAACATATTCACAATTCGCTTCATTTGCATGCATAATCTGCCGGATGTATGATTTGGTTAATATATAGAAAAGTACAAAAGAAACCTTTGTCTTCATTTTTCATGTATATAGGACTGTGCCACCACTTATTTATCTTTTGCAATTGATCAATACATCATACACTTGTACTGGCTGTCACTGATGTGACCAATTACACCTGTGACGACGTTTCTTTAATTTAATGAGGAACAAACGTGATTCTCTGTTGATTAGTACTGTTGGCATCAAACATGACATTCTGATGAGTGTTCTTTTCCTAATTTTTTAGGCTGTAGGGAAAGTTCTGCCTGCTCTGAATGGAAAGTTGACTGGAATGGCTTTCCGTGTTCCCACTGTTGATGTCTCAGTGGTTGACCTCACTGTGAGACTTGAGAAGAAGGCCACTTATGAACAGATTAAAGCAGCTATAAAGTAAGGATTAGGAATCTTTCTTTTTCAATTTCTGGTCCATCCTATAAGCTTTGTCGAAGATTTTGTGAAATTTCTTATTACTTTTgaaaaagggggaaaaaaaaggAGCAAAGGATTAGGATTGATTCTTGATTTATATAGTAGTGATAAATCACTAATTTGCTTTAGTCGTAATTAAACATGAATCAAAACTGCTAGGCATGTTATGTTTGATCCTATGATTGGTTCACATAAATTGTAGAGTACGATTCTTGTGGCATGTGCTACATGCTGGTCTGGTACTGGTAGCACCTTAGCCTTTCATCTGGTTGTTATACAGGGAAGAATCTGAGGGAAAGCTGAAAGGAATCCTTGGTTACACTGAAGATGATGTTGTGTCAACTGACTTTGTGGGTGACAGCAGGTGAGAAGTGTTGTCTTGACATATATTTCTCCATTAAGTGGAATGAGATTCAACGCTCTTCCTCCCTCATTTGATTTTCATTTTATCATGGCTTCTGACATTTTCATGGCTGCATTCTGCAGGTCAAGCATTTTTGATGCCAAGGCTGGAATTGCATTGAATGataactttgtgaaacttgtctCTTGGTATGATAACGAATGGGGCTACAGGTAATTTGCATTTCCAGGGCTATTCAGTTTCTTAGTATCATACAGGTTGGGGTAGAGTATTTTGAAGGTCCTATCGTCAACAAGCTCTTTGATCTCTTACTGATTTTGAATGTTCATTTCTATGTCTGCCAGCTCACGTGTGATCGATTTGATCCGCCACATAGCCTCTACCCAATAAGCAGCTCAATATTTAGGAAATTTCACATGATGTGGACCTCCTCCTTTCCGGCTTAGTATGCAGTTTAGTATGAATGCAGAAGAGGTGTTTTGGGAATAATTGTACTAAGGAACGTTTTATTGTTGGGACTAGCTTTATACATCATGTGGCTTGATTTGAGCTTTGTAATAGGGGTTTGCGTTTCCCCTGTTTATCCCTTATAATTGGAATTGGAAAATTAATACAATTAtctcaatttatttatttttgcctTTGGCTTCCTATTTGAGTGTGAATTGTTAAGATATGTACCATAAAAAGCTAGGATATGTGTATTTATAGTGATTGTGTGAATATATTTAAGTACTAGAATTGTGGCTATAATTacgtatttaattatgattgtattTCTTATTTAGTTATCCTATACAGATTATAAATTGATACCATTGGCTTAAGGAAATAATCAAgctcttcaatcattctcaatattcttattttgttttattttctcatatggtatcagagcactcAGTGGGTCTGATTTGAAATCTGAAACAAAGTCCTCATAGGGAGGAACTTTCTCTCTTTTTCCGATCACTTTGTGGGAGTTCGTGGCTGTCACAGCCTGGCCTAGTGGATTACCCAGCCCAGGATCAACCTCAACCACGCTGATCTCGTTATCTATTTCTCACTTTTTTATCACTACCTCTTCATACAGTAGGCTTTTCTGACGTATTTCTGAGCAATATTTCAACACAGGTTTTGAGATTCTCACACCCATATCCAACACAGGTTTTGAGATTCTCAAACCTATATTTTCTTCCATTGGTAATTCACCAGCTATTATTACTGTTAAATTAGTAGAAAGTCAAAATTATATGTCTTGGGCTGCATTAGTGAAATTATGGTTTATGGGGCAGGGGTATGATGACCACTTGGTTAAAAATGCCGTAGATATAGCTTTAACAAATAGAACTAATTGGACTAAGATTGATGCTCAATTATGTAGTCTCTTGTGGCATTCTTTAGACCCAAAATTACTTAATATTTTTCAATCTTGTAAAACTTGTTGCAAAGTCTGTAAAACTTGTTGCAAAGTCTGAACTAAGGCAAAAACCTTATATACAAATGATGTGCAGCGTATTTATAAGATAGTATCGAATATGGTTCATCTGAAGCAAAATCAACAAGATATGTCTAGTTATTTGGAACAGGTAGAATCATTGAAAGATGAATTTAGTTCTATCATGCTATGTACTAATAATATTTCTGAGCAACAGCGGGACAAGTTCTTCATGGTTTTGGCATTGATTGGGCTAAGACCTGACCTTGATTCTGTTAGAGACCAGATATTAACTAGTCCAGTTATTCCCACTCTAGAGGATGTGTCTGCCAGGCTTCTACGCATCTCACTCGATAAGAATAATTTCTCCAAAATTGAATCTTCAGTTTTAGCTGCACAAAGTGGAAACTAACCGAGACAGGGTACTTATAAGAGAGGCAAGGATAAAAGGCTCCATTGCACTTATTGTGATAAGAGTAATCACACTCGAGACACTTGTTGGGCCCTTCATGGTCGACTACCACGCCCCATTCAGTCAAATAATGTAGGCCGATCAACTGCTCATATGGCTCAATCTAGTGAAAATGGTATTCTTCCATTACCTGATGGAAAGGATCAGGTGTCAGATTCTATCCTATTAACTGGAGCTGATTACAAGGAGTATTTGCAATATCAAACAGCCAAACAACAATCTTCTAGCAGTGCTCATTCTGGTAATTCCTTTGCTTGTCTAACACAGTCTTCGCTCACTGGTCCATGGATCCTCGACTCTGGTGCTTCTGATCATATATCTAGTAACAAAAGTCTTTTCTCATCTTTAATTTCTCCTCCGGTTTTGTCTAAAGTTACTTTGGCTAATGGTTCACAAACTTTAGTTAAGGGTATAGGAGAAGTAAAAATATTTCCATCTATTCCTTTAACCACATTTTTGTTCGCTCCAGAATGCCCATATAATTTAATCTCTATTAGTAAATTAACTAAAAATCTTAATTATTCTGTCACCTTTACAGCTGACTCTGTTGTTGTGCAGAACCGGAGTACAGGGAAGATGATTAGAGTAGGATGTGAGTCACAAGGGTTGTACCAtctttctacttcaaattctctAGTTGTTCTTGCCTCTACCACTTTTGCTGATCTTCTTCACAATCGTTTGGGTCATCCGAGTCTTGCCAAATTGTAAAAATTAGTTCCTAGTCTTTTTAGTTTATCTTCTTTTGAACGTGAGTCCTGTCAACTTGGAAAACAAAGTCGTATTTCCTTTGCCAAGTGAGTCAATAATAGGGCTAAGTCTatatttgaaattgtccattcaGACATTTGGGGTCCAAGTCGTGTCAGTAAAACTTTGGGATTTCATTATTCTGTTatttttgttgatgattattctcgttgCACTTGATTATTTTTAATAAAGACTCGTTCTGAATTATTctctatatttcaaaaattctctACTGAAATAAGTAATCAATTTGGTGTTTCTATTAAAATACTTCGTAGTGACAATGCAAAAGAATATTTGTCTACTctctttactcatttcttatcttCTCAGGGTATTATTAACCAAACTTCATGTGCTTATACCCCTCAACAAAATGGGGTTGCCGAACGAAAGAATAGTCATGTAGTTGAAACTGCCCGCAGTTTACTCATTCACCATAATGTTCCTCTTCGTTTTTGGGGAGATGCTATTCTTACTGCTTGTCACTTAATTAACCAAATGCCTTATTCTATTTTGCAGAATCAGAGTCCTCATTCCATTTTGTTTCCCGACCAAGATGCCCATCAGTTGTCCCTGCATGTATTTGGTTGTATTTGTTTTGTTTATGATCACACTCCTAGCAAAGACAAACTTCAGCCCAAATCAATAAAATGTGTCTTTTTGAGATATTCTAGACTTCAAAAAGGTTACAAATGCTACAATCCACTTACAAATAAATACTTTGTGTCAGCTGATGTAACCTTCTTTGAAACATCTCCCTATTTTTCCTCCAACACCGCATTCAAGGTTTTTATTCCCACTGCCTTATCAGTTCCTACTCTTCCTCCACCACCAATCAGTCCACAACCTCTACACATCTACTCACGTCGTCCTCATCCTCCCACTAACACTATCGATGCTCCTTTGCTTGATACAGGTACAACACCGGCTCTTGGTGACTCTTGCCCTCCTTCATCTTCACCTATTCTGGTCTCGCCTTCAACAGACGATGCTACTCCTCCCATTGCCATCCGAAAAGGTATTCGTTTGTCTCGA
The Hevea brasiliensis isolate MT/VB/25A 57/8 chromosome 18, ASM3005281v1, whole genome shotgun sequence genome window above contains:
- the LOC110662882 gene encoding glyceraldehyde-3-phosphate dehydrogenase 2, cytosolic; this encodes MAKIKIGINGFGRIGRLVARVALQRDDVELVAVNDPFITTDYMTYMFKYDTVHGQWKHHDIKVKDEKTLLFGDKAVTVFGVRNPEEIPWGQAGAEYVVESTGVFTDKDKAAAHLKGGAKKVIISAPSKDAPMFVVGVNEKEYKPDLNIVSNASCTTNCLAPLAKVIHDKFGIVEGLMTTVHSITATQKTVDGPSMKDWRGGRAASFNIIPSSTGAAKAVGKVLPALNGKLTGMAFRVPTVDVSVVDLTVRLEKKATYEQIKAAIKEESEGKLKGILGYTEDDVVSTDFVGDSRSSIFDAKAGIALNDNFVKLVSWYDNEWGYSSRVIDLIRHIASTQ